Proteins encoded together in one Triticum dicoccoides isolate Atlit2015 ecotype Zavitan chromosome 7B, WEW_v2.0, whole genome shotgun sequence window:
- the LOC119335256 gene encoding BTB/POZ and MATH domain-containing protein 3-like, whose amino-acid sequence MAFAGMSLVTAEGKLCTSTVSPIDSRAARGNYYPNGCDYQWDGWVSVSIGLEDDEDDDADDDEQKQPVKVRLAICLIDQFQWQESVYIHECETEDFVLNSVICDKDFIRRSTLERSSYLKDDSFIIRFDVSVLDVKADVNTEVGATTIVSRFIQVPPSDLAIHFRPCLKDLLMSKEGADVTFEVGGEAFAAHQCVLAARSMAFKSQLFGDTPGGATVKIDGIEAEVFKSMLTFIYTDTLPVPDWNKIQVWTPEGAPKAVQHVMWLLQLLEAAERYDLHRLKLICQDELGTSIQLKTVADIIVGAERGHYRWLKEECLEFIKSNTTVHKVFTAEEIEQIVKTCSASVLNKLLSKFAS is encoded by the exons ATGGCGTTTGCTGGCATGTCTCTCGTCACCGCTGAGGGCAAGCTGTGCACGTCTACCGTGTCGCCCATCGACTCCCGCGCGGCCCGCGG CAACTACTACCCTAATGGCTGTGACTACCAGTGGGACGGTTGGGTATCGGTTTCTATTGGCCTTGAGGACGACGAAGATGATGACGCTGACGATGATGAGCAAAAGCAGCCCGTGAAGGTCCGGCTTGCCATCTGTTTGATCGACCAATTTCAGTGGCAAGAGTCAGTATACATCCATGAATGTGAAACAGAAGATTTTGTTCTCAATTCTGTAATCTGCGATAAAGATTTCATAAGAAGATCTACGTTGGAAAGATCTTCGTATCTCAAGGATGACAGCTTCATAATCCGTTTCGACGTTAGCGTACTTGACGTCAAGGCCGACGTCAACACGGAGGTTGGCGCTACCACCATCGTTTCTCGGTTCATCCAAGTCCCTCCTTCCGACCTGGCAATCCACTTCAGGCCTT GCCTCAAGGATCTCCTCATGTCCAAGGAGGGTGCTGACGTGACGTTTGAGGTTGGCGGCGAAGCATTTGCTGCGCATCAATGTGTGCTTGCAGCGCGATCTATGGCATTCAAGTCACAGCTGTTTGGTGACACTCCTGGTGGTGCTACTGTGAAGATCGATGGTATAGAAGCAGAAGTGTTTAAGAGCATGCTAACTTTCATCTACACCGACACATTGCCTGTACCTGACTGGAATAAAATACAAGTGTGGACACCAGAGGGAGCCCCAAAAGCAGTCCAACATGTAATGTGGCTGCTGCAGTTGCTTGAAGCTGCGGAGAGATATGATCTCCATAGGCTCAAGTTGATCTGCCAAGACGAGTTGGGCACCAGCATTCAGCTGAAGACGGTAGCGGACATCATTGTTGGAGCTGAGCGGGGACATTACCGTTGGTTGAAGGAAGAGTGCTTGGAGTTCATCAAATCTAACACAACCGTGCACAAAGTTTTCACAGCTGAGGAGATTGAGCAGATCGTCAAAACCTGCAGCGCCTCCGTTCTCAACAAGCTCCTCTCCAAGTTTGCTTCCTAA
- the LOC119335337 gene encoding BTB/POZ and MATH domain-containing protein 2-like: MAFAGISLVTAEGKLCTSTVSPIDSRAAHGYYPNGYDSKCAGFISVSLGLEDDDDENKHGDGEQPRSVKVQSTICFIDQFQWDQSVYIHEREIEDFGLNPVISDRDFMRRSTLERSSHLKDDSFIIRYDVIVLDVKADMSADGGAGTMASAVIQVPASDMPIHLKNLLRSKEGTDVTFEVGGVRIAAHRCVLAARSTVFRAQLFGDIIQGSTTVKIDGIAAKVFRSMLDFIYTDTVPNMLDWDDMEEEAEEGNDVEEGAEEKGYISPKYIMWLLQLLEAADRYDLHRLKSICQEELSLGIQLSSVVGIIVLAERRGSLWLKEECLKFIKTHTSLHKEFTAEEVEEMTRTCSPSVLKKLIYKFAS; encoded by the exons ATGGCGTTTGCTGGCATCTCCCTCGTCACTGCTGAGGGCAAGCTGTGCACTTCCACCGTGTCGCCCATCGACTCCCGCGCGGCCCACGG GTACTACCCTAATGGCTATGACTCCAAGTGCGCCGGGTTTATATCGGTTTCCCTTGGCCTTGAGGACGACGATGATGAGAATAAACATGGCGACGGTGAGCAGCCGCGGTCCGTGAAGGTCCAGTCAACCATCTGTTTCATCGACCAATTTCAGTGGGATCAGTCAGTATACATCCATGAAAGAGAGATAGAGGACTTCGGTCTCAATCCAGTAATCTCAGACAGAGATTTCATGAGAAGATCTACGTTGGAAAGATCTTCGCACCTCAAGGACGACAGCTTCATCATCCGTTACGACGTCATTGTACTTGACGTCAAGGCGGACATGAGCGCGGACGGCGGTGCTGGCACTATGGCTTCCGCGGTAATCCAGGTGCCAGCGTCCGACATGCCGATCCATTTGAAGAATCTCCTCCGGAGCAAGGAGGGTACTGACGTGACGTTTGAGGTTGGCGGCGTGAGGATCGCTGCGCACCGGTGTGTGCTTGCAGCCCGGTCTACGGTCTTCAGAGCGCAGCTGTTCGGCGACATTATTCAGGGCTCTACGACCGTGAAGATAGACGGCATTGCAGCCAAAGTGTTTAGGAGCATGCTTGATTTCATCTACACCGACACAGTGCCCAATATGTTGGATTGGGACGACATGGAAGAGGAGGCCGAAGAGGGAAATGACGTGGAGGAGGGAGCTGAAGAGAAGGGATACATATCGCCCAAATATATAATGTGGCTGCTTCAGTTGCTTGAAGCTGCTGATAGATATGATCTCCATAGGCTCAAGTCGATTTGCCAAGAGGAGCTGTCCCTCGGCATACAACTGAGCTCTGTGGTGGGCATTATTGTTTTAGCCGAGCGAAGAGGTAGCCTCTGGTTGAAGGAGGAGTGCTTGAAGTTCATCAAAACTCATACAAGCTTGCACAAGGAATTCACGGCTGAGGAAGTTGAGGAGATGACCAGAACCTGCAGCCCCTCCGTTCTCAAGAAGCTCATCTACAAGTTTGCTTCCTGA